Within Cellulophaga sp. L1A9, the genomic segment GGATGCGTTTTACTGGAACGCAATCTGATAAAAATTACAGGTTGTTTCAGAAATCTAAAGTGAAATTTGACACTACAAAAACGGTACACGAAACACTGTTGGTTGACGGAGAATCTAAGGTGTTAAAAAATAAGCTCATCCATTATTCCTATAACAACTACGAAGAGTTTAAAAACAAGCGATTAAAGTATACCAGCATGCAAGCCAAGGAATTGTTGGCTAAAAACAAAAAACCTACTGCATTTCACTTTGTCATAAAACCCGCATTTCGCTTCTTTAAACATTATGTAATTGGCTTAGGATTTTTAGACGGAAAAAAAGGAATCATTTTGAGTTATTTAATGGCGCTAGGCATTCACAACAGGTATAGTGAATTAAAAAAATTACGCAAAGAAAAACAGCTTTAGAACATCAATTGTTTTTTAACTTGCTTGTATTGCTCGTTAGTTTTCATGTATTTAAGTCCCATATAATACGCCGCTAAATAGGACCAATAAAATCCTTCTTTACCATTTAAAAAATTAAGCTCTACAAAATATTTCTTAAAAAACTCTAATTTCACTCTAATGAAAATTGTAGCTATGGAATAGTTCTTATTCTTTAAATATTTGCCCTCCGCATAGATCGTAGCATAATTAGAAAGTTTTACTATATAATTATCTAATGACCGTGTGGTAAAATGAAGAAAATTATTTTTTAATTTGGCAGATTCTCCTTCCAAAATAATATTTTCATGCACTTTTTTACCATCAAACTTTCCCATATTCTTATTGAATAAGCGCAAGATATATTCTTTACTATCTGGACCATAGTCAAATACTTTGCCTAGAAAAACATGTTTCCTTTTTAGATAGAAACCACTGATATTCATTTCTGGCTTAAGATTTTCTTGAATTTCAGTAATCAATTCTTCGGATAGAATTTCATCAGCATCTAAACTCAGTACCCAGTTGTTTGTTGTTTTCTCTAAGGCAAATTGTTTTTGTGTACCAAAACCTTCAAAATCCTTATGAAATAGTTTTACATGATATTTTTTACAAATTTCTAAGGTAGCATCTGTACTGCCTGAGTCTACAACAATAATTTCATCGGCCCAGGAAAGCTTATTTAAACATTTATCCAAAATTCGTTCTTCATTATATGTAATAATAAAAACAGACAATTTTTCCTTCATAATACCCTTTTAAAATAGCCGTATTTGCATTCCTAACACAAAGTACTGCAATAAAACATTGCTATAACAGCTTTTCTAGTGCC encodes:
- a CDS encoding glycosyltransferase family 2 protein yields the protein MKEKLSVFIITYNEERILDKCLNKLSWADEIIVVDSGSTDATLEICKKYHVKLFHKDFEGFGTQKQFALEKTTNNWVLSLDADEILSEELITEIQENLKPEMNISGFYLKRKHVFLGKVFDYGPDSKEYILRLFNKNMGKFDGKKVHENIILEGESAKLKNNFLHFTTRSLDNYIVKLSNYATIYAEGKYLKNKNYSIATIFIRVKLEFFKKYFVELNFLNGKEGFYWSYLAAYYMGLKYMKTNEQYKQVKKQLMF